In Schistocerca cancellata isolate TAMUIC-IGC-003103 chromosome 7, iqSchCanc2.1, whole genome shotgun sequence, a genomic segment contains:
- the LOC126092413 gene encoding tubulin beta-1 chain: MREIVHIQAGQCGNQIGAKFWEIISDEHGIDPTGAYHGDSDLQLERINVYYNEASGGKYVPRAILVDLEPGTMDSVRSGPFGQIFRPDNFVFGQSGAGNNWAKGHYTEGAELVDSVLDVVRKEAESCDCLQGFQLTHSLGGGTGSGMGTLLISKIREEYPDRIMNTYSVVPSPKVSDTVVEPYNATLSVHQLVENTDETYCIDNEALYDICFRTLKLTTPTYGDLNHLVSLTMSGVTTCLRFPGQLNADLRKLAVNMVPFPRLHFFMPGFAPLTSRGSQQYRALTVPELTQQMFDAKNMMAACDPRHGRYLTVAAVFRGRMSMKEVDEQMLNIQNKNSSYFVEWIPNNVKTAVCDIPPRGLKMSATFIGNSTAIQELFKRISEQFTAMFRRKAFLHWYTGEGMDEMEFTEAESNMNDLVSEYQQYQEATADEDAEFDEEQEAEVDEN; this comes from the exons TTCTGGGAAATCATATCCGACGAGCACGGCATCGACCCGACAGGCGCCTACCATGGTGACTCCGACCTGCAGCTTGAGCGCATCAATGTGTACTACAATGAGGCGTCGGGCGGCAAGTACGTGCCACGTGCCATCCTGGTGGACCTGGAGCCGGGCACCATGGACTCTGTGCGCTCCGGACCCTTCGGCCAAATCTTCAGGCCAGACAACTTCGTGTTCGGCCAGAGCGGCGCTGGCAACAACTGGGCCAAGGGCCACTACACGGAGGGCGCAGAGCTTGTCGACTCAGTGCTCGATGTTGTGCGCAAGGAGGCCGAGAGCTGTGACTGTCTCCAGGG ATTCCAGCTGACGCACTCACTGGGTGGTGGCACCGGCTCCGGAATGGGAACGCTGCTCATCTCAAAGATCCGTGAAGAGTACCCAGACCGCATCATGAACACCTACTCGGTGGTGCCCTCGCCCAAAGTATCTGACACAGTCGTCGAGCCCTACAATGCGACGCTCTCCGTGCACCAACTGGTTGAGAACACTGACGAGACCTACTGCATTGACAATGAGGCCCTGTATGACATTTGCTTCCGTACACTGAAGTTGACCACGCCCACATACGGTGATCTCAACCACCTCGTCTCGCTCACCATGTCCGGAGTCACCACATGCCTCAG GTTCCCAGGTCAGCTGAATGCGGACTTGCGCAAACTGGCAGTGAACATGGTACCTTTCCCACGGCTGCACTTCTTCATGCCAGGCTTCGCACCACTGACGTCACGCGGCTCACAGCAGTATCGTGCACTCACCGTGCCAGAGCTCACACAGCAGATGTTTGATGCTAAGAACATGATGGCTGCCTGTGATCCCAGGCATGGCCGCTACCTCACCGTTGCTGCCGTATTCCGTGGCCGCATGTCCATGAAGGAAGTCGATGAGCAGATGCTGAACATTCAGAACAAGAACAGCAGCTACTTTGTTGAGTGGATACCCAACAATGTGAAGACAGCTGTCTGTGACATCCCACCCCGTGGACTCAAGATGTCTGCCACCTTCATCGGCAACTCCACCGCCATCCAGGAGTTGTTCAAGCGAATCTCTGAGCAGTTCACCGCCATGTTCCGCAGGAAGGCTTTCCTTCATTG GTACACTGGAGAGGGTATGGATGAAATGGAGTTCACTGAGGCAGAGTCCAACATGAATGACCTGGTCAGTGAATACCAGCAGTACCAAGAGGCCACAGCTGATGAAGATGCTGAGTTTGATGAGGAGCAAGAAGCAGAGGTTGATGAAAACTAA